The Sphaerospermopsis torques-reginae ITEP-024 genome has a window encoding:
- the urtC gene encoding urea ABC transporter permease subunit UrtC, which translates to MSRKGGRLILIEIGVVVAIALILILIIPAILSGFRLNLLGRFLSLAIVALGLDLIWGYTGLLSLGHGIFFGLGGYAIAMYLKLQVPPGELPDFMGLYGVKELPWFWYPFYSFPVATVGVVLIPGLLAGLLGYLVFRNRLKGVYFSILTQAAVIIFFNFFNGQQQLFNGTNGLTGFRTLFGVNVSDSQTQFIFYTLTVIVLAFTYGICRWLTSGRFGRLLIAIRDDESRVRFSGYNPTEFKVLVFAVSGAIAGIAGAFYTLQSGSVSPRSMDIAFSIEMVIWVAVGGRATLTGAIVGTLLVNYARTFLSEQFAEIWLFFQGALFLIVVTVLPDGLMGWLKKQQISFFHRPRPIATYPTLEADPEVQHERENLGN; encoded by the coding sequence ATGAGTCGGAAGGGAGGACGGTTAATTTTAATTGAGATTGGGGTGGTGGTGGCGATCGCACTGATCCTGATTTTAATTATACCAGCAATACTGTCGGGGTTTCGGTTAAATTTACTGGGGCGGTTTTTGTCCCTGGCCATTGTGGCTTTGGGTCTGGATTTAATCTGGGGTTATACCGGGTTGCTGAGTTTGGGACATGGGATTTTCTTCGGTTTGGGGGGATATGCGATCGCTATGTACCTAAAACTCCAAGTCCCCCCAGGGGAATTACCTGATTTTATGGGGTTGTATGGTGTTAAAGAACTTCCTTGGTTTTGGTATCCTTTCTATTCTTTTCCCGTCGCTACCGTGGGGGTGGTGTTGATTCCTGGCTTACTAGCGGGATTATTAGGATACTTAGTATTTCGTAATCGCCTCAAGGGGGTTTATTTTTCCATCTTGACCCAAGCCGCAGTGATTATATTTTTTAACTTCTTTAATGGTCAACAACAACTGTTTAACGGTACTAACGGACTCACAGGTTTTAGAACCTTGTTTGGGGTGAATGTCAGTGACTCCCAAACCCAATTCATTTTCTATACGCTGACGGTAATTGTTCTCGCCTTCACCTATGGTATTTGTCGCTGGTTGACAAGTGGACGCTTTGGGCGATTATTAATCGCTATTCGAGATGATGAAAGTCGGGTGCGATTTTCGGGCTATAACCCCACAGAATTTAAAGTTTTAGTGTTTGCGGTTTCCGGTGCGATCGCCGGGATAGCAGGAGCGTTTTATACACTTCAAAGTGGGTCAGTATCACCCCGAAGCATGGATATTGCTTTTTCTATTGAAATGGTGATTTGGGTGGCGGTGGGGGGACGCGCTACCTTAACTGGGGCGATAGTCGGTACTTTATTAGTCAATTATGCCCGCACTTTTTTAAGTGAACAATTTGCGGAAATTTGGCTATTTTTTCAAGGCGCACTATTTTTAATAGTCGTCACAGTCTTACCTGACGGTCTCATGGGATGGTTAAAAAAGCAACAGATTTCTTTTTTCCATCGCCCCCGTCCCATCGCTACGTATCCCACCTTAGAAGCGGACCCAGAAGTGCAACATGAACGCGAAAATCTTGGAAACTGA
- a CDS encoding YkvA family protein, with the protein MSFSIQSLYTWYRNVLRNPKYRWWVIIGTIAYLVSPIDIAPDFIPVVGQIDDLVLLTLLVSEVSGLVIDGWKARKGNVESSVNESTSTDNTVDNTVDNTVDVDAVSVK; encoded by the coding sequence ATGAGCTTCTCTATTCAATCGCTTTACACTTGGTATCGCAATGTACTGCGTAACCCTAAATATCGTTGGTGGGTAATTATCGGTACAATAGCTTATCTTGTTAGTCCTATTGATATTGCTCCTGATTTTATCCCTGTTGTTGGTCAAATTGATGACCTTGTTTTGTTAACTTTGCTGGTTTCAGAAGTTTCTGGATTGGTAATTGACGGTTGGAAAGCTCGTAAAGGTAATGTAGAATCTAGCGTCAATGAGTCTACATCTACAGATAATACTGTAGATAATACTGTAGATAATACGGTTGATGTTGATGCTGTTTCTGTGAAGTAG
- a CDS encoding MotA/TolQ/ExbB proton channel family protein, translating into MDILDLFNKGGPAMWPLLVLSVLSLSVIFERLWFWLRILTQEKEIVERVLDAATDNWEIATEIAQKAIDKPIGRFLYAPLRLQKSDAETFRLALESTAAEEVAGMRRGEKLLESVIALSPLLGLLGTVLGLIQSLRAIRIGDLGTESTAGVTTGIGESLISTAAGLIVAIVTLVFYRLFQGFVVNQVKVFNKAGNDLELLYRQSPPDPNKSTLGIVQKPTQESFTSPRKRRKNNSTPTPEPASDTTDKTDQNPLPDSPPELENES; encoded by the coding sequence GTGGATATTTTAGATTTGTTTAACAAGGGCGGTCCAGCCATGTGGCCTTTGCTGGTGCTGTCAGTCTTATCTTTGAGTGTGATTTTTGAGCGTCTTTGGTTCTGGTTGCGAATTTTGACCCAGGAAAAAGAAATAGTAGAGCGCGTTTTAGATGCTGCTACAGATAACTGGGAAATAGCTACGGAAATCGCCCAAAAAGCCATTGATAAGCCCATAGGACGTTTTCTCTATGCACCCCTACGCTTACAAAAAAGTGATGCGGAAACCTTCCGACTAGCGTTAGAGTCCACAGCAGCAGAAGAAGTAGCAGGGATGCGGAGAGGAGAAAAACTCTTAGAATCTGTAATTGCCCTCTCCCCACTGTTAGGATTATTGGGTACGGTTTTAGGTTTGATTCAGTCTTTGCGAGCAATTAGAATAGGTGACTTGGGTACTGAATCTACAGCAGGGGTAACTACAGGGATTGGCGAATCTTTGATTAGTACGGCCGCTGGGTTAATAGTTGCGATCGTGACTTTGGTATTTTATCGCCTGTTTCAAGGTTTTGTTGTCAACCAAGTTAAAGTTTTTAATAAAGCTGGCAATGATTTAGAGTTGCTGTACCGTCAGTCTCCACCAGATCCCAACAAAAGTACATTAGGAATAGTACAGAAACCCACACAGGAAAGTTTTACTTCACCCCGTAAGCGACGCAAAAATAATTCTACTCCAACCCCAGAACCTGCTTCAGATACAACAGATAAAACAGACCAAAATCCCCTTCCTGACTCCCCACCAGAGCTAGAAAATGAAAGTTAA
- a CDS encoding ExbD/TolR family protein: MKVNLHTPIEEVQIQIIPLIDVVFCILTFFLLAALQFTRQQAINVDLPKASTGTTSAASSQLRSDILPVTIDAVGQIYIEKEAVRREELQARLKQYIQTNPNGILVLNASRTATYNDVIQTLDLLRQVGGNRVSLGIIPGASQPLTNSPNFSTTPVVPIPNTVPIPGTDSQNNFNPSLPSAPNPFPAPAQGINPGISPIVPNNTTPQVPVPQNSDSAPQR, from the coding sequence ATGAAAGTTAACTTACATACTCCCATCGAAGAAGTTCAAATTCAAATCATTCCTTTAATTGATGTTGTTTTTTGTATCCTGACTTTCTTTTTGTTAGCAGCTTTGCAATTTACCAGACAACAGGCAATTAATGTGGATTTACCCAAAGCCAGTACAGGTACAACTTCCGCTGCTAGTTCACAGCTACGAAGTGACATTTTACCTGTAACTATTGATGCTGTTGGTCAAATTTACATTGAAAAAGAAGCTGTCAGACGGGAAGAGTTGCAAGCACGATTAAAGCAGTATATCCAAACAAATCCTAATGGTATTTTGGTGCTGAATGCCTCTCGTACAGCAACTTATAATGATGTGATTCAAACATTAGATTTGCTCCGACAAGTGGGAGGTAATCGTGTTTCTTTGGGAATTATTCCTGGAGCATCTCAACCACTGACTAATTCACCAAACTTTTCTACTACCCCGGTTGTACCAATACCTAACACTGTACCAATTCCGGGAACTGACTCCCAAAATAATTTTAACCCTTCTCTACCCTCTGCACCCAATCCATTTCCAGCACCAGCGCAAGGGATTAATCCGGGAATTTCGCCCATAGTTCCCAACAACACTACACCCCAAGTACCTGTACCGCAAAATAGCGATTCTGCACCACAACGGTGA
- a CDS encoding phage holin family protein codes for MNITTLLIVWIVTSISLWFISKLPVGVEIDSPQKAVFSAAFLGIITALVRPILGVVFTIPNLATFELLSGIFTFMIAVVCFSIAAWLVEGFRLRYGIWSAVLGAFALTIINNIIYKLLGV; via the coding sequence ATGAATATTACGACTCTGTTAATTGTTTGGATCGTCACGTCTATCAGTTTGTGGTTTATTAGTAAGTTGCCTGTGGGTGTGGAAATTGATTCTCCACAAAAAGCAGTTTTTTCCGCAGCATTTCTTGGTATTATTACCGCATTAGTTAGACCCATTTTAGGTGTTGTATTTACGATACCAAATTTAGCGACTTTTGAATTATTATCTGGTATCTTTACATTCATGATTGCTGTTGTTTGTTTTAGTATTGCTGCTTGGTTAGTAGAGGGTTTTCGCTTACGTTATGGTATTTGGAGTGCTGTTTTAGGAGCTTTTGCACTCACGATTATTAACAATATAATCTACAAATTGCTGGGTGTGTAA
- the psb29 gene encoding photosystem II biogenesis protein Psp29 — translation MNNVRTVSDTKRTFYNLHTRPINTIYRRVVEELMVEMHLLSVNVDFSYNPIYALGVVTTFDRFMQGYQPEQDLASIFNAMIQAVEQDPQRYRQDAARLQAVAHSLPVKDLIAWLSQTTQFYQDADLQTQLQAIAQNPHFKYSRLFAIGLFSLLELADAEFVKDDQQRNEALKAIAQGLHLSEDKITKDLELYRSNLDKMAQALIVMADMLAADRKKRDQRQQQSTAPVAPPSNE, via the coding sequence GTGAATAACGTCCGTACTGTCTCTGATACAAAGCGAACTTTCTATAATCTTCATACCCGTCCCATCAACACTATTTACCGTCGGGTAGTGGAAGAGTTGATGGTGGAAATGCATCTGCTGTCAGTAAATGTTGATTTTAGCTACAATCCAATTTATGCCTTGGGGGTTGTCACCACTTTTGACCGCTTCATGCAAGGCTATCAACCGGAACAGGACTTAGCATCTATTTTTAACGCCATGATTCAGGCTGTAGAGCAAGATCCGCAACGGTATCGACAAGATGCGGCTAGATTGCAAGCTGTAGCACATAGTTTGCCAGTTAAGGATTTAATTGCTTGGTTGAGCCAAACCACTCAATTCTATCAAGATGCTGATTTACAAACACAACTACAAGCTATTGCTCAAAATCCTCATTTTAAATACAGCCGCTTGTTTGCCATTGGTTTATTCTCATTATTGGAATTGGCAGATGCTGAATTTGTCAAAGATGACCAGCAACGTAATGAGGCGCTAAAAGCGATCGCTCAAGGTTTACACCTATCTGAAGATAAAATTACCAAGGATTTAGAGCTATATCGTTCTAATCTCGATAAGATGGCACAAGCACTGATAGTAATGGCAGATATGCTGGCGGCGGATCGGAAAAAACGCGATCAACGTCAGCAACAATCCACTGCTCCGGTAGCTCCTCCGAGTAACGAATAA
- a CDS encoding STAS domain-containing protein, protein MNIDQKTYTNLDGNTVIVLKPTDHRLDITTAWQFRLKLQECISKLSRHVVVNLEQVNFIDSSGLTSLVAGMRDADKAKGSFCICNIHPEAKLVFEVTMMDTVFEIFETEAEALERLFPNLVNNE, encoded by the coding sequence GTGAATATAGACCAAAAAACCTATACTAACCTAGACGGGAATACTGTAATTGTCTTGAAACCAACTGATCATCGTTTAGACATCACTACTGCTTGGCAATTTCGCCTGAAGTTACAAGAGTGTATTTCTAAACTCAGTCGTCATGTAGTTGTCAATCTGGAGCAGGTAAATTTTATTGATAGTTCTGGTCTTACTTCCTTAGTGGCGGGAATGCGTGATGCTGATAAAGCCAAGGGCAGTTTTTGCATCTGCAATATCCATCCAGAGGCCAAACTTGTCTTTGAGGTGACAATGATGGATACAGTCTTTGAAATTTTTGAAACTGAAGCAGAAGCTTTGGAAAGATTATTCCCCAACTTGGTTAATAACGAATAG